TTGGGCCACGTTCAAGAAAGTGCATTTTTATTGGATATCCTTTTGGGAAGAAAGGTTGGCGAGTTTATGATTTAGAGGATCGTGAGGTTTTAATTTCCCGGGATGTCCACTTTTATGAGGACGATTTTCCATTCATAAGGGAGCGATCTGTTAATCCAATTAATGCTGGAATTCGGTTCTTAGATACCTCGGGCCCTGCAATTCAGGGGGAGATACCATTCGGCTCGAGTTCAGCCCAAGACAGTGGGCTTCGTCCAGACAGTGAGTTACGTCTGGACAATGGGCTTCGTCCGGCCCAATTCTCCTCAGCCGAGCCCAGTCAGTCTTTCCTGCTCGCTCCGCCCGGTCCCTTTGCTGCTCCGCCTGACCCGGCTATAACTGGGCCTCCTCCAGCCCAGCCCGTTTCCTCTTCTACTGAATCCAACTATTCTCATTCTTCAGATCCGGCTACTAATTCTGCCGACCCGATTACTTCTCTTGCGCCTCCAGCAGACAGCATCGCTCGTTCGAAGGCTTCTCGGAATATTCGTACCCTGAGTTGGCTCAATGATTATGTCTCACACACTGCTCGTTGTTCAGGACCTTCCCCCCTCATCATCTCACCCACTCCATCAACCTCTCCAGGTACGTCTCATCCTCTAGAgcattatcttaattattcaaatattGATGCCACACAACTGTTGTTCCTTGCTGCTATTGATTCTGACACGGAGCCAAGGACATACTCAGAAGTCGCTAAGGATCTACGATGGCGACTTGCTATGGCAGATGAGATTCGTGCTCTTGAGGATAATGGCACTTGGGCAGCTCTGTCTCTTCCACCTGGAAAGAAACCCATTGGATGTAAATGGGTTTTCAAGATTAAAAGACGGGCTGATGGTACTATAGAATGTTATAAAGCTTGTCTCGTGGCCAAAGGATTCACTCAGATTGAAGGAGTCGATTTTCATGAGACATTTGCCCCAGTCGCCAAATTAGTCACGGTACGTTACTTATTGACCATTGCTGTTGCTAAGAAATGGGAGATGCATAAGCTTGATGTCAACAATGCATTTCTTCATGGGGATCTAAATGAAGAAGTTTACCTGTCCCTTCCTCCTAGTTTTCGTTCGGCCACTACTAGTCAAGTCTGTCGGTTGCGGAAATCTTTATATGGTCTCCGTCAAGCCTCCCGCAATTGGTACTCTAAATTCGCCACGACTATCATCCACTATGGTTTTTGACAATCAGAAGCCGATCACTCTCTATTCACATTTTCTCATGATGGTGTATTTATTGCCGTACTCGTTTATGTGAATGATATGATTCTAGTGACTAATGATTCTGACTCCTGTGCTCATTTCAAGAATTATCTTCATCAGTGTTTCCGCATCAAGGACCTTGGACCATTATCATACTTCTTGGGGATCGAGATTATCCGAAGGGATTCAAGCCTTTTTCTCAATCAACGAAAGTACACTTTGGACATTCTTACTGAGACTGGAATGTTGGGTTCTCGGCCTGCTTATTTCCCCATGGAACAACAACATCGGTTATCTCAGGACAGTGGCGATCCAATTCCTGATCCAGGACAATATCGTCGTCTTGTTGGTCGTTTGTTGTATCTAACCATCACCAAGCCAGAACTCAGTTATCTTATTCAtattttatctcaattttTACAGGACCCTCGCCAGGGCCACTGGGACGCTGTCATTCGAGTACTTCGATATCTCAAGCAATCTCAGGGGCAAGGGATTTTTCTTCGGCCAGCCTCTCTATCTTTAACAGCTTATTGTGATGCGGATTGGACTAGTTGCCCTATGATCAGACAATCCTTAATTGGATATTTCGTTACTTTGGGCGATAGTCCAATCTCTTGGAAGACCAAAAAGCAAACGACGGTCTCCAAATCCTCCGCTGAAGCCGAATATCGAGCCATGGCCGCAGCTGTTAGTGAACTCTTATGGCTTCGCTCTCTCCTCAGATCCTTTGGCATTCATCATGATGGTCCCATGCGCTTGCTTTGTGATAATCAAGCGGCTCTTCATATTGCATCTAATCTAGTTTTCCATGAGCGCACCAAGCACATTGTAATAGATTACCATTTCATTAGGCAACATCTACACTCTGGAGCTGTTGAAACATGCCATGTGTCTATGCGTTTTCAGTTGGCCGATATATTTACTAAGGCACTTGGACGTGATCAATTTCGATTTCTGCTCAGCAAGTTGGGAATTCAGAATCCTcattctccaacttgagggggagtattatgGAAAGATATTCTTCCCAATTGTATTTCATGTATATATCTTTGTATACCGAACTTAGGGCAATCTGTTTTAGCCATAGAtactcttttccttttattgaaCAAATCGGATTGTATACATACCGATGAAGATGAATGAGAAAGACAAGttcttctgctcaattttgttTCTTGACACACCCAGTCACGTTTATGTCGGGCGTGCACTGGGCCATAGTCTGAAGAGTTTCCTTCGCATTAATCTTCACCTCCTTCGTTGCATACTTCTTCTCAACTCTCAAATACTTAGCCGCCAATTTGTTCGCAAGCTCCCCCATTGTTTTCTCTAACACAGCCATGAACTGCTTGGGCTCGGCCGTAGACTCGCCATTGTACCCATCCAAATGAGGGTCTGTCTCCATGGAGGAGAAGAAGTTGCGATTGGAGTAACGAACCATGCACTGATCGAACCACAGAAATGCCCATTCTGACCTGGGGCAAAGTCTAACGATCGTCTTAGTTGCATTCTTAGCACAGTCCTCGCACTCGCCGGGGCTAAGGTCTCCCCTGCATAGGAAACTCCCATAGACAGCATTAGAACTCGTGTTGTAGTACCCCAACGGGACTCTCGAGTTGGAGGAgagggagttgaggatgaggTCAAGGTCTGCCTTGTAAGATGTCAACGTTGTGTTCGGGTAGCTCGAGTTCGAGCATCTGTATAAGCTTAATGTGAGGGTGGATTCAGCTTTGAGGGTGAGGAAGGTGAGGAGGATGACGAGGCAGAGAGAAATGTCTGTCATGTTTGTGGAAATCATTTGGTTGGACAACATTAATTTCCTCAAAATGTCTTAATGGAGCCTTAGGCTCCATTTGTTTTCAGGgtttgattttaagattttaactataactttatatctactcactacacaacaaaaatcaactcttcaaaataaaaaaagtgagCCTCATACATAAACCCAcatacaactcaattaaactcaattcaatttttaatattaaattctccaaactattcattactttttctcataattcaacaccACAATCATTaaaacccaattaaaatcaaaatcaaccaattaaaatcaaaatccaacTCCCAAAACAAACGCAGCATAAATGACTAAAGAAGACCCgcgaaaagaaaaggaagagaaaggAAGCCCTGTCTTGCTTCAAGGTGGCTTCCTAGTGTAGAAGAGGCATCGGCCGGAATTTGGTTTTGCGGGCCCTTTCAGGAAGAGAAATTATTATGTGAACTTAGTTAAATGTGTTAGAGACTGAGCAAATTGTTGGCAGACAAATAACATATTAAACGGTCCCATCTTCGGTTACAAAAGATATCCTTTTGAGAGAGTTAGTTTTTACTCCTCCTGATCCGAGCAGCCTCGGAGAATGTCCATTTCCCCCTTTCACCGGCTTTggtttcttcctctttcttcATCAGTCGCCAGTAAGCAAATGCATCGATCGTGCTAATGTCCTCAAATCCCGATTCCTATCTCCAACTATTGCCGGTAAACAACTGCCGCAGCAACTACTGCGTACACCAACTACTGTGTTCAAGAAACATGGTAAAATTTTGATTCATTGAAAGAGAGATGAAATCTTTAAGCAGCAAAATCAAGCCTGGGgctaaaattataattaagatTTTTTGAGCAAAGTTGCTTTATTACATTTGGTGGAAACGTGAATTACATTTGGTGGAAACGTGAAACACATGGAGGAAAGCTGCGCCAATGGGAAGGAAACTGCATGTATACAGTAGACTGCTCCAACTTTTAGGAAGGTAAATGCATCCCAGACACGACAAATTATAATCAAGtggaaattaatattttcaaattaaaaaaaatgtaaccatatattataatatcaCCAATTGATTAatccattaattaattcatgatAAACAATGCTAAAATTTCATCTTTTTCCTTTGGTTAGATTATAGGCCCCAAACTCTAAGGTTGCATTTGGGTGACCGGACAGGAAAAGATATGAGGGGATGACAAGAGAGTTAAAATTCAAGGATAAATAATATTCTAATAAAATACTCGGTACATATTAAGGTTTGGGATTAGAATAAGCAAGTCAAATGCCAAGAGTGTTCTCAAAAGTTATGATTTCCAGaaagaataatttttgaaattaatttgaaaattagaaaaaaaaaagaaataaaaaggaaatacTGGCCACCACCCTTTCGGCGAGGTGGCCAAGGCCTCAAAGATTGACGGCGGTGGCAGCTAAAATCCGGCCTTCACCACCCCCCATTTGTCCACCCATCTGATCATATAGAGAGAGGATGGAGAGAGGACCAGATGTGGCCCAAGCTCTGCCCAATCAAAGTTGCTGGTGATCATTGATGGTACCAACGGCCTTGATTTGGACCATGGTGGCCAATGTTTGGACACTGCTTCTCCTCTCCCTCTTATTATATAAAGACGGACAAATCAAGAGCGATGGAGGCCTAACAATAGCCATCATGGCCCAGGTGAGTTCACCGTAGAGGTGGTGGCCGGAGCGGGCCCTTTCACTCCTCCATTCGTAATCTTTAAGCTGTATAGGTATAgttctccaaaaaaaaaaatctacaagTGTAAACATATTGAAATCCGTAAATAAAATAGATGAGAAAGGGCAGTTTCGTCATAGACTAAATATTATCCCAATCCTCCTCAACTACTATGTCCAATCTTACCCTTTATTCCATCCCGAACAGCACCAAACGCAAGACAACATTTGAGAAATCCATTTCCGGCCTCAAATCCGGTCTACCAAATTACGAAGCCTAATTAACAAAGTTGTTGTAAAAAGAGATATAGTGCATTCACTTACAAGAAATCAATAAGTTTTTAGTTCGATTCTTATATCGTAGGGGCTttctttatttgtttcatGTTCACCTACCATCTCCATTGTAATAAAggaacttttaaaaaaatgtttacctaTATttgctttaaatttttttacttgaaGTTCTGATTTGTGGCCCCATATTAAAGTAAAATATTATCAGAAAATTCCacctaaaaaataatattccaaaaaagaaattccatTTTAGGATTTTTAATCAAGTATATTATAAGATTTTCTCCCCAACAACGGAAATTTTCGACCTTATTATTTGAGATTTTTCCACCGAAGTGTACGCAATGGTCTTGGGTCCCCAAACTAAAGTCCAGCCTGATCCCTTCTCAAATCGATCCATGCATACAATCTTCCTATGATTCAGTGTATTATCATAAAAATCAGTTGACTGTAGATTCCACATCTCGGTCAATTTTGACCAGCAAATGTCTTTATTTTCTGTGTCCATGGTACGCGGCCCCACTAAGCTCTTATCTCAATCACGGCATTAATGTCTCGTATCTGTTCAGATTGTTTTATGATCTAGAAAAGTACAAGGTCCCTTGCCTGATAAGACATATAGCTCTATGATTTCTCAATCCATACTAATGGATGAACTGTGTTCATATATGgtttatcaaaatatatatatatatatatatatataaagagctGTGTTTATATATgacgtgtgtatatatattataagaaCAAACATACTTATCATGGGAACAAGAGACATGGGAGATGATATAAAATTATCTATCCAAATTATAAGAGAATCGATGCTCGAAAACTTTATCGGTAAATATTGAGTGGTTGGGAGATATCTAAGCATATAATATTTACATCAGTAAGACTTTATCTTTGCGTGTGTGTCTATTGAGCTAATCCAGCTTTATTCTCCTCCACTTTTTGTTGGAACAATGGTGTAGcttgatcttcttcttcttgcctCGCATTTTCCCGTCCGAACCAACCGGTATCAGACCTTGCACCCTCAAGTCATGATGCTTACTCTTCTTGCCCCATGTTTTGTACTGGATCCGAGTCACCAAGGTCACCTTCAGCTCGGCTTTGGCCATCGAAAATTCTCCCGAATGAGCCCTCATGACCCCAAGATCGGCATTCACATTATCGTTTACCTTTTTGGTCTTGCCCATCCCTTGGTAGAATGCAGGCATAGTTGTCTCACTGACTTTGTCGTTGCCCACATAGATCGTCACTGCAATATCATCGTAGTAAATCCCAGAGTCTTTGTTAGGATTCTCGATTTCCAGAGCATAAGTGATGGTGTCGTTGCTGTTTCCACCCTCTGCACTGGTCACAGAAGTGCCGTTGATCTCGAGGTGCAGGGCGGTTGCCGGTATCGAGAGAGCCGATACTGCAGCGTTAGGTTTCTTTGGGATTGAAGCTAGCCACGCAGACAGTACAATTAGTCCCGAGAGAGCCAGCGCTTTGAGAACCCACAGAAGAACTTGGCAGGCTGTATCATCTGGCGAGAAAGAAAATGGACATTTCATTTTGCAAGTGA
The sequence above is drawn from the Punica granatum isolate Tunisia-2019 chromosome 5, ASM765513v2, whole genome shotgun sequence genome and encodes:
- the LOC116207003 gene encoding protein NDR1-like, with amino-acid sequence MTLLRHHLIMAFTCKMKCPFSFSPDDTACQVLLWVLKALALSGLIVLSAWLASIPKKPNAAVSALSIPATALHLEINGTSVTSAEGGNSNDTITYALEIENPNKDSGIYYDDIAVTIYVGNDKVSETTMPAFYQGMGKTKKVNDNVNADLGVMRAHSGEFSMAKAELKVTLVTRIQYKTWGKKSKHHDLRVQGLIPVGSDGKMRGKKKKIKLHHCSNKKWRRIKLD
- the LOC116209147 gene encoding cysteine-rich repeat secretory protein 1-like, with amino-acid sequence MTDISLCLVILLTFLTLKAESTLTLSLYRCSNSSYPNTTLTSYKADLDLILNSLSSNSRVPLGYYNTSSNAVYGSFLCRGDLSPGECEDCAKNATKTIVRLCPRSEWAFLWFDQCMVRYSNRNFFSSMETDPHLDGYNGESTAEPKQFMAVLEKTMGELANKLAAKYLRVEKKYATKEVKINAKETLQTMAQCTPDINVTGCVKKQN